The DNA segment tctcttcatctTCCAAGCACCTGCCAGACAGACCCAGCCCAGGGACTGTTGCGTCCTCGCATTCTGATGCTCATTGTCACGCAGAAATCTTGGCACAGGAGATGATGATGAGGGGCTAAAACCCAGGTGGCTCTGATCCTTGCTGTTTGCTAGGTCCATATATCAAATTCTCCCTCTGGGAGGTTTGATACAGAACTGAACAAGTGACGTCTCTTCTGCCTTCTTGTGTAttttggcagctgctgcccctccATGACTCTCTGCAGACTGCTGGTCTTATCTGTTTGTGACGTTTCAGGATTGTTTGCAGATTTTCAGACTCAGGAAAGCTGGAAATGAAGCcaaggagctgagcagaagTGTTGTGGAGGTATGATAGAGGTGCTCtgtgaaagcagaagggaaTAGGAGGTTCTCCCTTCTTCAGAGGCAGTCCCATGGAGTGAAATTTCTTGCAACTAATAGGCTCCCCTAACAAATTGCAACGCAAAATCAGTTTTCAGAAATTAAGCTTAAGTAGTTCTGCCAAAAACTTCACAACAGTCTTCCAAGTTTCCAAATATGATGGAAAATATCCTTCAGGGTCAGCAAGTTGAACTGCAAGCCCTTCCTGGGACTgcaaacagaaatacagaaaagaggATCGGTTCCAAGAGAGGCTGCTGGGACCAGAAGCGACGAGGGCAGACGTGACAGCAAATGGCTCTGGCATCCCGCAGGCAGGGCCCACGGCAGAGTGTCCGGgctgccatggccagggcaCAGCTCAGCAACTGGCTGATCCTCTGCGTGCTTGCTGGGTCCCAGAGGCTGACAGGTAGGAAGAACACCCGCTAGTGAAGCGGCTGCTGGGCTTGGCACAGGTCCCTGAAATGCCAGCAACACAATTCTGCTTCAGTCCTGGTCTAAGGTGTCTgcttgctgtgctggcagggagagAGCTTGAGTTCCAGTGCGGGCTGTCTGCTGTGGGAGGCACTTGTACCTATTCACAGGATAAAGACCTGATGCTGGTTTTGGTGGCAGAGGGAGGGTTTTCTTTGATCTCTATTGAAAAAGTCTGCTCCTGCAAtactctctggagactttcaagacctgtctggatgcattcctgtgtgacctgcactagattctatggtcctgctctggcaggggggttggacttaaagatttccagaggtcccttccaactcctaatatcctgtgatcctgctaTACTGTTTGTGGATTTTCTAGATGTTTTTTGGGGAAAGCCCCCCCATCCTGTTGAATGACTAAATAAGTAAGGGACAATATTCCTACCTCCAGAGAATACTTACATTATCACTTCAATACATTATTTGTTATGCTTTGCTTGGCTTTTGTTTTACTCTACTCAAAAATCTAACACTGCATATATTTATGAGGCAGTTACTCATAACAGCAGTTTGGCAGCTGTTCAACAAATGCACTGACTTTGCAGCTGACATCtatggaggagaaggaaagagcagCTACATCCCTGCTCACATTCCAAAGGCACAGCTGGCTTGGACCAGAGtgcctgcagctgtgtggagaaCACCCCTAAGCAGTCTGTGTGTTGGGGGGGAATGGCAATGAGAGTCTTCAGGCAGCTCAGGCATCACCCTGAGAAGCTTTAATCAAGGGTGGAAAGGTGGAAGTGGGGCTTTCGGTAGTCACCACACATACAGTGTTAAAtctttttcctacttttttgAAGCACATGCTGACCTAAACTCTGGAGTACTCAACAGaaattctccctcttttttaTAAGAAAAGCCTTCATccacataaaaataattttaaaagaagtgtCAGAGAGCTTATTATTTATACAAGCTTTTTCCATTTCATGTTTCCTGACCTGAAGGATGAGTCTGTAAGAAGTGAAGAGGGTCTTGGCTACATGACTACACTGACCAACACAGAGAATGGAGGGATGCAGCCTCTCCTGAATTCACCAGGACGCtgtaaaaacaaccaacccacccaaTCCCTCAGTTCAAACCCATCTATGCAAGGCATGAGGGACTTCCTTGCTGCCTGTCAAAGCAAGAATCTTTGGTGCCCTACACTTTAGCTCAGGACTAAGCACTATCATATCCAAAACTGACACTTGCCTCCCCTAAccacttctgtttctctttaaaAGCTTGTTTTGCTCACCAAAATCCCGTGGTCAGCATCTGTCATGTTTGGCAGCTCACAAATATTGAAGATGTTATTGAGAACCAAATgacaaaaataaacaggaagGGCAATGGTCTTGTGTTATCAAACTCTGCCTGATGTCTTGCAGATGAACATCCTCACAGAAGGGACAGTGCCAGCACCAGCATACCCCATCATGGCCCAGAGGACGCTGACATCATGTTAGAGGTCTCTGCAGTGTTGGGGGCCCCTGGGCCAAGGCACTGTTAGCAGCCACGTTCCCATGTGCCTGCACATAAAAACTCGCATGTTCTGCCTGTTCTCATCCCTGCCGGCTTTTGGAAGTACCTGGAAAACACCTTGGTGGTGCCCGAATTGTGTTTGTGCTCCCTCCCACTGAAGGGTGCAGCTGAAGGGAGCTCACAACCCGCAGCCatggcagcctggccagggagctgctgcaggcaggactgCAGTAGGAGAGGCAGGGTGGGAGGCAAGAGTGGAGTGGTGCCATGGGGAAACAGATGTGGGGTTGGTCAGAAGAGGGGTGTGGGGCTGGCACAGGGGCAGACAGAGCAGGACTAGGTGGGCTGTGGGCAGCAAGTCAGGCAGCAGCTCGAGATCTGGTGGCACTGCAGATGACTTCATTGCTCACTGGCAGAGGTTTGTGCTGGGCTTTCTGTGcacatgctgctcttctcttccaGATGCTCTGGGGAGGACTGGATATGCAGGCCAATGGGACAATCCAGCTGTGGGATGAGGAGCTGGCCTCCCTGCGCCCAGCGCGGCGGCTCATGCACATTTTAGAGGATGAAGTTCCCAAAACACCGCCAGAGGTGGAGCAGCATCTGAGATACTATTCACTGACTGATACCCCCCTGCCTGCGCTGCAGTTTGACCGCCTTCTTCTCACCAGTGTTTACTGTGCCTACCAGGTTCGCTCCGTGCAGGGTCTGGATAAAAATCTCTGGATTCGTTTTTTCTCTCAGCTGGTTGATGAAATTTTTCGTGACCTGTGCAAGGAGCTCTGCCCTGCAAATACCACCCTCCTCCTGGCTTCCTGGCCCTGGCAGGAGAAGCCTTCGCATTTGGCATCCCTGAAACATTCCTATCATTCTAACCTGGCCAGGACCAAGAGAGACACTTAAAAaggacagctgctgcaggaaaggatACACCTGACTGCAGCTGCGTCCCTGGTTACTTGGGATGCTTTCCACGTTATCCAGGACTCTACAGAAATACATCATCACCTTCTGTCCTGCTTTCTGCATTGCACTAGCAACCTTCTAAGGCTActcaagcttttatttttagacAAAATAGGGCAAAACTATAAAATGTGCTTGAccctttcttggttttcttcccGTTTCTCAGGCAGGCTGTGCTGAAGGGGGCAGTGCTGCTCAGATGTTCTCTGTTGCCGATGCTTACTGGGGAGATGACCTGGCAGATTTTCCCAGGATGATACACTGCTGTCTTAACTGACTTCATTTCAGACAATTCAGCCCAGCCTCCTTATATTCCCCTTGGTAGTTTCTGCCAAATGCAGGTTCTTGTCTCCTCCCCAGGAACCAGCTAAGCAGATTTTGTTGTGTTTCATGATATAGGTCACATTTAATTTCGTCTTTCTGCTCACATGGCATCACATTTTATGTATCCATAGTAATTTCCACCTCATGTATTCATTCTTCTTTAAAAAAGCAACTTCAAAAACATATGTATTCCATGAAGTTTTCAAGCGTTTGCATATCATATTTTCAGATGTGCACtgctttgtgcccattgtcacTTTGGAATATACTTCCATAAATCTCATTTATATTCCTAGGCATTGTGACCTAGTTATTTCCTCAGCAGTTTTACCTCTTCTGTGAAGTTATTTCGTACAGCTATGGCACTTTACAAGTCAAACGTAATAAAAACACGCTCTCTCCCCTCAAAATCAGAAATAAGATTATCTGACAGAAAGGGATCATTAGCCTTTCTCTTACGCATTGCATTGTGGAATTAAATAAATGTAATTATCTACTCTGGCgggttttgattttatttttgttttgtttctactAGCCCTCCCACTGCCATTACAGGTACATTAATTATGAACATTCACAGCATATGCTTAGATGATGGGATCCAGAATGCCCTTTCTATGAATACACTCCTAATTTTCCATGCTCCGGCGAGGAGGCATGTGTGATTTTCAAAGTGGGAACTGCTAGCATTTGACCTAGTTCATATTTTTCCAAGCTGCCATTGCCCAGCAGATGAGAAGGGAAAATGGTGAGGCAGAAATAACAAGCCTGGAAGCAAGGTGCCACAGGGAATGGTTTTAGAGGTCAGTGTAGGGCTGTGACAGAAGATAGATTTACACAGTTCATAAAGAAGCTGATTTGTTGCTTATATTTGCtgaggtttggttggttggttttcccCAAAGGCTGTAGGAATGTAACTCCTGGCAAATAAGTGTTACACCTAATGTTCTTCTATTCTTGTGCTGCTTTTTTACACACCTCCAATCTCCACCTTTCATTCTTTTCCCAAATACGCTCCCAGCGTTTGATGTCTAGGATAGGTATGGAGTGACAGaggcaggggaggctgcagactAGCCCTGCTCCCTATAAGAAGTACCAACACTGCACCCACACTGATGACAAGAGTGTGGCCACACAGACTGGCTCTCTATCACACACTGCAGCTCCTACCATCCTTCCTCTCCTGAGCTGGTACCTCAGCCAGTGTGAAGCACACAAGTTTCACAAGTAACCACAAATTCCAGTCTGAGAAAATG comes from the Indicator indicator isolate 239-I01 chromosome 4, UM_Iind_1.1, whole genome shotgun sequence genome and includes:
- the FAM180B gene encoding protein FAM180B — translated: MARAQLSNWLILCVLAGSQRLTDEHPHRRDSASTSIPHHGPEDADIMLEMLWGGLDMQANGTIQLWDEELASLRPARRLMHILEDEVPKTPPEVEQHLRYYSLTDTPLPALQFDRLLLTSVYCAYQVRSVQGLDKNLWIRFFSQLVDEIFRDLCKELCPANTTLLLASWPWQEKPSHLASLKHSYHSNLARTKRDT